The window GGACGGTCGCCTGTTCGCGCACAACGGGGTGGTCGAAGGCCTGGCCGAGCTGGACGCCGAGCTCGGCCCCGACCTGTCGGCGGTGAAAGGTGACACCGATTCCGAAAGGTTCTTCGCCCTCGTCACCCGCGAGATCAGATCGGCCGACGGCGACGTGGCCGCCGGCATCACCCGCGCCGCCCGCTGGGTCGCCCAGCAGGTGCCCGTGTACGCCCTCAACGTGATCCTCACGACCCCACAGGGGCTGTGGGCGTTGCGCTATCCCGACACCCACCCGCTGTACGTCCTCGAACGCCCGGCCGGCGGACACCATGGCGACCGGCATCTCGACCACAGCGGCACCGGCGGCCACATGCGCGTCCGCTCCCGCGACCTGGCCGACGTTCCCGCGCTCGTGGTCGCCAGCGAACGCATGGACGACAGCCCCGCCTGGCGCCTGATGGAGCCCGGCGAGCTCCTACACGCAGGGCCCGACCTCCGTGTCACCCGCCAGATCGCGCTTTCCGACGGGCCTGCGCACCAGCTCTCACTGAAGGATCTCCGACCTGAGGCCGCCGCCTCGCAGCGGCACGGATAGCGGCCATGGCAAGCGCAAGCCGCCACCCGCGGTCGAGCCGCCACCCGCGGTCGAGCCGCCACCCGCGGTCGAGCACCGCGCGGCCGTGCCTGCCCGGCTACCGGCCGAGCATGGCCTCGAGCGCGATGTTGTCGGGGTCGCGGAACGCGAGCAGCCAGCCATAGGGCAGCTCTCGCTTCGGCGTGAACGTGGCGCCCGCATTGGTGAGGTTTTTCTCGAGCTCGTCGAGATCGGCCTCCGTCTCCACGGAGAACGAAAGATGATCGAGGCCGGGGCGTGTCTCATCGAACGGCTCCGCGATGCGCTGGTCGTGTTCGCGCAGGACGAGGCTCAGTCCGCCGGGCAGCACGCCATGAGCGAAGGACGTCGTGTCGCCGCGGCCTCGGGCCAGCTCCTTCCAGCCCAGGACCTCGGTGTACCAGGCG of the Pseudofrankia saprophytica genome contains:
- a CDS encoding class II glutamine amidotransferase — its product is MCRLFGMSSAPRRTHATFWLLDAPDSLSDQSRREPDGTGLGFFDADGTPRLHKEPIAAYEDRSFAEAARQVESATFLAHIRFASTGGVEKRNTHPFDQDGRLFAHNGVVEGLAELDAELGPDLSAVKGDTDSERFFALVTREIRSADGDVAAGITRAARWVAQQVPVYALNVILTTPQGLWALRYPDTHPLYVLERPAGGHHGDRHLDHSGTGGHMRVRSRDLADVPALVVASERMDDSPAWRLMEPGELLHAGPDLRVTRQIALSDGPAHQLSLKDLRPEAAASQRHG
- a CDS encoding VOC family protein, whose amino-acid sequence is MPYGVSHVGLTVTDLNRSCAWYTEVLGWKELARGRGDTTSFAHGVLPGGLSLVLREHDQRIAEPFDETRPGLDHLSFSVETEADLDELEKNLTNAGATFTPKRELPYGWLLAFRDPDNIALEAMLGR